CTGACAAATGAGAACGGTATGGCCGCCAGATTATACATCATGAAATCCAGTGTCGGATTTCCCATGTATGCAGCAATCATCCTTACTGTTGTGGGCAGGTATGTCAGACCCACAAGTGACCACAAAACAACCAGTGACCATAATGCAGGCTTGCTCTTTTCAGAATGCTCTTCTTCACTGCGTGCAAGTACCCATGCAAAGGCAAATGATGATATAGTTATTGCAAAACAAATTGTCGCATTCAATAAAAGGCCTGCACTCATCTCATCCCTCTTATTTTTATTTATACATTGTTAATATATAATATTTGCTAGGCTTTTATTCTTTGTGTTTGTTGTTTGAGATTTCCAACCAAATCGTATATATATTATTGTAGAATATATAAATACATCCATATATTTGGAATAGGAGATCGTACATGAAAGCAAACAAAACATTTAATTTAAAAAAAGATAACCGGGCCCAGGTGGGAATTGGTACTCTTATCATATTCATCGCCATGGTGCTCGTAGCAGCAGTAGCGGCTGCTGTTCTTATCCAGACATCCGGTGTACTGCAGCAAAAGGCTCAGTCAACCGGAAAACAGGCAACACAGGAAGTATCATCCAACCTGATGGTCAAGAATATCGAAGGTATACGTGCCAAGACAAACAGCACGAATATGTCTGATACAATTGACCTTCTCAGACTCAAGGTAGGTCTGAATGTCGGAAGTGCTCCTGTGGACGTCAACCAGGTAGTTATCTCTATAACTGACGGTACAACTGCAAACACACTGGTATATGCAGGAAACGAGAAATCATATGCAAGTGCTGGAAGCTCTAATGGAAAAATGAATCCTTTTGGTGGTGTAGCAGCAACTAACCTGGAAACACTTTTGACAGGTGAGACTTTGATAGATAGTACAAACCTGACAAATTCTCAGAAGTATTACACAGTTGAAAAGATACGTGATGAAGATGCATCATTCTCCCAGGCCAATCCTGTAATGAACACTGGTGATCTGATCACGGTCTATATCGCCACTACATCTGATGCAGCAGTTTCTGGAAACTATAGTACAGTAGGAACTGCTGACGGTCTGTCCGGACTTAAGTCCTCAGAGCTTAATCTTGTTCCAAGGACTACCGTGAATATCGTTCTTACACCGGAATCTGGTGCTGCAACAACTGCTGACTTTGTTGCTCCGTCTTCATACGGTGTAAAGGAAACAGTGCAACTGTATCCATAAGCAAATCATTGATGTGCGTACTGCACATCATTTGATTTCTTGAGGAGGATCTATGATATCTGTTCATAAATTGCTTAGTAAGGATAACAGTGCTCAGATCGGTATTGGTACTCTGATTATATTCATTGCCATGGTACTCATTGCGGCAGTGGCTGCTTCGGTCCTGATACAGACATCAGGTATGCTTCAACAACAGGCACAGTCCACTGGTAAACAGGCTACTCAGGAAGTATCGTCGAATCTCATTGTCAAAAGTATAGAGGGGATCCGTGCAAACGATAATTCAAGCAGTATCGCAGGTAACGTTTCTTTGCTGAAGATCAGGGTGGGACTTAATGTCGGTAGTTCTCCTGTTGATCTTAACCAGCTTATACTTACCATCTCTGACGGG
The window above is part of the Methanolobus zinderi genome. Proteins encoded here:
- a CDS encoding archaellin/type IV pilin N-terminal domain-containing protein, coding for MKANKTFNLKKDNRAQVGIGTLIIFIAMVLVAAVAAAVLIQTSGVLQQKAQSTGKQATQEVSSNLMVKNIEGIRAKTNSTNMSDTIDLLRLKVGLNVGSAPVDVNQVVISITDGTTANTLVYAGNEKSYASAGSSNGKMNPFGGVAATNLETLLTGETLIDSTNLTNSQKYYTVEKIRDEDASFSQANPVMNTGDLITVYIATTSDAAVSGNYSTVGTADGLSGLKSSELNLVPRTTVNIVLTPESGAATTADFVAPSSYGVKETVQLYP